A stretch of the Chitiniphilus purpureus genome encodes the following:
- the tagF gene encoding type VI secretion system-associated protein TagF — translation MPISFVRTGDITAQYAVFGKLPRRADFVRINATHPVAQEFDHLLAKSLTWSQQQPEWQEARYLAAAASDFHFTSSDGRWAFFGVLQPSRDEAGRLYPLVAGAILPAAAVSSHLAELAIANELFFAGLRDQLAAAVDSSVEMLACRQFLDDQLTQSNRANADVELAGNVLERYFQQTPAARLQTELTALGLGGLDAHLLAFLFYGELLRRYVGSVPRQAILLPLLQQPGEDILGLATWLALHRAAAKGHARVPHCLTLQREGRRYLALAPECFPERFLGMLWGLAPEPTTVVNVVDDDAPWMHHQAYAEASYILGRQLADPALNLQSLRQILEKLTSSIA, via the coding sequence ATGCCCATCAGTTTTGTGCGCACAGGCGATATCACTGCCCAATACGCGGTCTTCGGCAAACTGCCGCGCCGCGCCGACTTCGTCCGCATCAACGCCACGCATCCCGTGGCCCAGGAGTTCGACCACCTGCTTGCCAAGAGCCTGACCTGGAGCCAGCAGCAGCCCGAATGGCAGGAAGCGAGGTATCTGGCCGCAGCTGCCAGCGATTTCCATTTCACCTCCAGCGACGGCCGCTGGGCCTTTTTCGGGGTGCTGCAGCCCAGTCGCGATGAAGCCGGCCGGCTGTACCCGCTGGTGGCCGGTGCCATCCTGCCCGCTGCGGCGGTCTCGTCTCATCTGGCCGAACTGGCGATCGCCAACGAGCTGTTCTTCGCGGGCTTACGCGACCAGCTGGCCGCTGCAGTCGACAGTTCGGTGGAAATGCTCGCCTGTCGGCAATTCCTTGACGATCAGCTGACGCAAAGTAATCGTGCCAATGCCGATGTGGAGCTGGCGGGCAATGTGCTGGAGCGTTACTTTCAGCAGACCCCCGCTGCACGTCTGCAGACCGAATTGACCGCGCTGGGACTGGGGGGGCTGGATGCGCATCTGCTGGCATTCCTCTTCTATGGAGAACTGTTGCGCCGCTACGTCGGCAGCGTACCGCGCCAGGCGATCCTGCTGCCGCTGCTGCAGCAGCCCGGGGAGGATATCCTCGGGCTGGCCACATGGCTGGCGCTGCACCGCGCCGCTGCAAAGGGACATGCGCGCGTGCCGCATTGCCTGACGCTGCAGCGGGAAGGGCGGCGCTATCTTGCGCTTGCGCCCGAGTGCTTCCCCGAACGGTTTCTTGGCATGTTGTGGGGATTGGCGCCGGAGCCGACGACCGTAGTCAATGTGGTGGACGACGACGCGCCATGGATGCATCACCAGGCCTATGCCGAAGCGTCGTATATCCTGGGCCGGCAATTGGCCGACCCGGCCCTGAATTTGCAGTCCTTACGACAGATTTTAGAAAAACTTACTTCAAGTATTGCCTGA